In the genome of Phycodurus eques isolate BA_2022a chromosome 22, UOR_Pequ_1.1, whole genome shotgun sequence, the window acatttgaaactaCATATGGGaatacacactggtgagaagcaTTTTGCCTGCTCAGATTGTAGTAAAAGATTCTCTCGTAACGAACACTTGAGAAGTCGTataagaacccacactggagagaaaccttttgcctgctcagatagcggtcaaagattcactcaaaaGGGAAgcttgaaaatacacacacgaGCCCACACCAGTGAGAAGCCATTCGCCTGTTCAGATTGTAGTAAAAGATTCTCGAGTAAGAAACAGTTGAGAAGTCATGTAAGAACCcgcactggagagaaaccttttgcctgctcagattgcggtcaaagattcacaCACAAGGGAAacttgaaaatacacacacgagcccacacgggtgagaaacctttttcctgctcagtttgtggtcaaatattcTCCCAGAAGCaaaacttaaaattacacacacgAGCTCACACTGGTGTGAAACCTTTTGTTTGCCGAGTTTGTGGTAAAaaattcactcagaagggaggcttaaaattacacacaagaaaCCACACTGGTGAGAGACCTTTTCCCTGCACAGTTTGCGGTAAAATATTCACTCACAAAGGAcacttaaaattacacacaagaacacatactggtcagaaaccttttgcctgctcagtttgtagtCAAAGATTCACAAtgaagggaagcttaaaaaaaaacacacaatacatactggtgagaaaccttttgcctgctcagtttgtggtcaaagattcagtCAGAAGGAACACTTAAGAAGTCATACAgtaacccacactggtgagaaaccttttgcctgttctgtttgtggtcaaaggttcTCCTTCATGGGAAGCTTAAAAAGACActcaagaacccacactggtcaGAAACCCTTTGCGTGCGCCACTTGCTGTCGAAGATTCTCTTGTAAGGATAGGGCTGAGACACACAATGTGCCGGTGAGAATGGAGGTGATCAAGAAGGTTTCAATTTAAATGTTAGATGAGGTTTATTCGATTAGCTTTCATTCACAGaatcatttcagaaaaccaacaaagGATTAAGCCAACCGAAAAGGCGTTATGCGAAGCCGTGGCTTATTATGCCTGCGCCGAGctttacaagacaaaaaaaacatagttcagcaaaaaaaaaaaaaagaaaaaagcctgCAAAGCACCAACACAGATTTCAACTTTTTACAGAGTGAAATTAAATTAGTCGTCTTAAAAAGAACGCATTTTACCTAAACAAATAAGCATTGCACACATTTGTCCCGGATGTCAAACTCGTACGAAAGTTACAATATTTATGCAATTTCATTTGGTTATACCTGGGTCATATTTTTTCAgtacttttgtttaaaatatacttttaaaactTTAAGCGAACCACACATTTTTAGGTAATCGTCGTAGTCATTCCATAAAGTAACACCACTAACAGAGACGCGTCTGTTTTATATTGGTCCTCTTTTAGAATACCAGTTCCCCTCAGATCATAAGTCTTAATTTTGAACCAGCTTTTA includes:
- the LOC133397507 gene encoding gastrula zinc finger protein XlCGF49.1-like, with product MGIHTGEKHFACSDCSKRFSRNEHLRSRIRTHTGEKPFACSDSGQRFTQKGSLKIHTRAHTSEKPFACSDCSKRFSSKKQLRSHVRTRTGEKPFACSDCGQRFTHKGNLKIHTRAHTGEKPFSCSVCGQIFSQKQNLKLHTRAHTGVKPFVCRVCGKKFTQKGGLKLHTRNHTGERPFPCTVCGKIFTHKGHLKLHTRTHTGQKPFACSVCSQRFTMKGSLKKNTQYILVRNLLPAQFVVKDSVRRNT